One window of Oscillibacter hominis genomic DNA carries:
- a CDS encoding extracellular solute-binding protein: MITVKDIARLAGVSQGTVSNVLNNRGNVSAEKIQRVTEAAKQLGYVANAQAKQLRQDIPLSTHVAIILPNIDEKRYSSFFNGIKLLLEERGYTPLLFVTDDSPYKEEQIAKHVAEMRVSGVITVTGSISHVDIYQDALSSGAEVLYAFRSVNQSHNFIGFDFHSIGREIGTYVLKQDYRHVAVISDPECYPENRDFISGLRETIQTARSPRRLQIKTADWLNISVSPFDFFEGNQEAPDVIILTNSFFLPKVQLAFSVASVQGCPPIIAISGDSIAVENPNVTRYSLDYLHAGMRAAQCLLSNLTGPKREQREILGVTGFHQAPYRVGTSHSGTKLRVLLAKSESSAALQRITPGFVRKTGIEVEFVELLPSEVFSETIRASQSGEFDLVRSNMSCLPLFTDDLFYTFTDEEFQQITQGMLPRIVKDFSYIHGKPQAIPFDIGIDMLVYRKDLFENQLLKRMYFEQTGESLSVPATFDQYERIIRFFSRDSNPQSPVQAGTGMNWDSPTELSSSFFLRYLNYMKGGTFRRGETKVEEAAVLQTLRNMYTCGQYALPVQGKRWVGATLDNFIYGQTAVELVFLNYASNIAHLQKNIYGGKVGYTTVPGGISYITGGSFSIFKTSSQTEATKEFIRWVSSFPQTELLTLYGGLSPYAEVYRSSEILMQYPWYSHLLENLESARGREVWDVFDQNRSSLLQLPLLQSIVQGQRTPEDALPQMMDILESALLTD, encoded by the coding sequence ATGATTACTGTAAAAGATATTGCCAGGCTTGCCGGTGTGTCCCAGGGCACTGTTTCCAATGTCTTGAATAACCGGGGAAATGTCAGCGCGGAGAAAATCCAGCGCGTGACGGAGGCTGCAAAGCAGTTGGGATACGTGGCAAACGCCCAGGCGAAGCAGCTGCGCCAGGATATCCCCCTTTCGACCCATGTTGCCATCATCCTCCCCAACATTGATGAAAAGCGCTATTCCTCCTTTTTCAACGGCATCAAGCTGTTGTTGGAGGAACGTGGTTATACGCCGCTGCTGTTCGTCACGGACGACTCCCCCTACAAAGAGGAACAGATTGCAAAGCACGTGGCGGAGATGCGCGTCTCGGGCGTCATCACCGTCACCGGTTCCATTTCACACGTGGACATCTATCAGGACGCGCTGAGCAGCGGCGCGGAGGTGCTGTACGCCTTCCGGTCCGTGAACCAGTCCCACAACTTCATCGGCTTTGACTTCCACTCCATCGGCCGGGAGATCGGAACCTATGTGTTGAAGCAGGACTACCGCCATGTGGCGGTCATCAGCGACCCGGAGTGCTATCCGGAGAACCGGGATTTCATCAGCGGGCTGCGGGAGACAATCCAGACCGCCCGGAGCCCCCGCCGCCTTCAGATCAAAACGGCGGACTGGCTGAACATCTCCGTGTCCCCTTTTGACTTTTTTGAGGGGAACCAGGAGGCGCCGGACGTCATCATCCTCACCAACTCCTTTTTCCTGCCCAAGGTCCAGCTTGCCTTTTCCGTGGCCTCCGTCCAGGGCTGTCCCCCCATCATCGCCATCTCCGGGGACAGCATCGCCGTGGAGAACCCCAACGTAACCCGCTATTCCCTGGACTACCTGCACGCGGGAATGCGGGCGGCCCAGTGCCTGCTGTCCAATCTGACGGGCCCCAAGCGGGAGCAGCGGGAAATCTTAGGTGTCACCGGGTTCCACCAGGCCCCCTACCGCGTGGGCACGTCCCATTCCGGCACAAAGCTGCGCGTCCTGCTGGCCAAGAGCGAATCCAGCGCCGCGCTGCAGCGGATCACGCCGGGGTTTGTGCGCAAGACCGGAATTGAGGTGGAGTTCGTGGAGCTCCTTCCTTCCGAGGTGTTCTCCGAGACCATCCGGGCCTCACAGAGCGGCGAATTCGACCTGGTGCGCAGCAATATGAGCTGCCTTCCGCTGTTCACGGACGATCTTTTCTACACCTTCACGGACGAGGAGTTCCAGCAGATTACCCAGGGAATGCTCCCCCGGATTGTAAAAGACTTCTCCTATATTCATGGGAAGCCCCAGGCCATCCCCTTTGACATCGGCATCGACATGCTGGTCTACCGCAAGGACCTCTTTGAAAACCAACTGCTCAAGCGGATGTACTTTGAGCAGACCGGCGAATCCCTCAGCGTCCCCGCCACCTTTGACCAGTATGAGCGCATCATCCGCTTTTTCAGCCGCGACAGCAACCCCCAGTCCCCGGTCCAGGCCGGCACGGGCATGAACTGGGACTCCCCCACCGAATTGAGCTCCTCCTTCTTCCTGCGGTATCTCAACTACATGAAGGGCGGCACCTTCCGGCGCGGCGAGACCAAGGTGGAGGAAGCAGCGGTTTTGCAGACGCTGAGAAACATGTACACCTGCGGGCAGTACGCCCTGCCCGTCCAGGGCAAGCGCTGGGTGGGCGCCACGCTGGACAACTTCATCTACGGCCAGACCGCCGTGGAGCTGGTGTTTTTGAACTATGCGTCCAACATCGCCCACCTCCAGAAGAACATCTATGGGGGAAAGGTGGGCTACACCACCGTGCCGGGCGGCATCTCCTACATCACCGGCGGCTCCTTCTCCATCTTCAAAACCTCCTCCCAGACCGAGGCCACCAAGGAGTTCATCCGCTGGGTCTCCTCCTTCCCTCAGACGGAGCTGCTCACCCTCTACGGCGGCCTTTCCCCCTACGCGGAGGTGTACCGCAGCAGTGAGATCCTCATGCAGTACCCCTGGTACAGCCATCTCCTTGAGAACCTGGAGTCCGCCCGGGGCCGGGAGGTCTGGGACGTGTTCGACCAGAACCGGAGCTCCCTGCTCCAGCTGCCGCTGCTCCAGAGCATCGTCCAGGGCCAGCGGACGCCGGAGGACGCCCTGCCCCAGATGATGGACATTTTGGAGTCCGCCCTCCTCACGGACTGA